The following proteins are encoded in a genomic region of Anaerolineae bacterium:
- a CDS encoding Ribosomal-protein-S18p-alanine acetyltransferase, with translation MLYYEQAVHRHLDWRPLLDWLGKAPFGVIEENGVIQAALACPSDPPEIAWIRLFAVGSGISPRTAWNELWQFVLEQFSETQSTVQIGAISLNGWFQGLLEESGFVKRNEVIVLIWKVTVPVPAREKLSFEIRPMTKSDLPLVTQVDHLAFSPPWQLSENGIKAGYDQAAVAMVAESADGILGYQISTAMNDSAHLARLAVLPAYQNQGIGAALVKALQVDCVRKGLRVLTVNTQADNLASLHLYSKLDFHPTGEKYPLYLFERYP, from the coding sequence TTGCTTTATTACGAGCAAGCCGTTCACCGCCATTTAGATTGGCGACCTCTTTTAGATTGGCTTGGCAAAGCTCCGTTTGGCGTGATCGAAGAAAATGGCGTTATTCAAGCTGCCCTGGCCTGTCCGTCAGATCCACCGGAGATCGCCTGGATTCGACTATTCGCAGTCGGTTCGGGCATATCACCTAGAACGGCATGGAATGAACTCTGGCAATTTGTTTTGGAGCAATTTTCAGAAACACAGAGCACCGTTCAGATAGGGGCAATTTCCCTGAACGGTTGGTTTCAAGGTTTGTTAGAAGAGAGTGGTTTCGTAAAACGAAATGAAGTCATTGTTTTAATCTGGAAGGTTACCGTTCCTGTCCCAGCACGGGAGAAGTTATCTTTCGAGATTCGCCCGATGACCAAAAGTGATTTGCCCTTGGTGACGCAGGTGGATCACCTTGCCTTCTCGCCGCCATGGCAACTATCAGAGAATGGCATTAAGGCTGGTTATGACCAGGCTGCTGTGGCAATGGTCGCCGAGAGCGCGGATGGAATTTTGGGTTATCAGATCAGCACAGCGATGAATGATAGTGCCCACCTGGCCCGTTTAGCTGTGTTGCCAGCTTATCAAAATCAGGGCATTGGCGCTGCTCTGGTGAAAGCCCTGCAGGTTGATTGTGTTCGCAAGGGATTGCGCGTGCTAACCGTGAATACCCAGGCAGATAACCTGGCTTCTTTACATCTCTATTCAAAGCTGGATTTTCATCCAACCGGTGAGAAATATCCCTTATATCTCTTTGAGAGGTATCCTTGA
- a CDS encoding Lysophospholipase — protein sequence MNETTFNFQTFDGQNLFGRAWYPSERAQAVVGLIHGLGEHSGRYTHVAEWFGKERIALIAFDLRGHGRSEGKRGDAPSFESYMRDLDAFQQQIEARFDKTPCFYYGHSMGGLLMLNYLIRRQPKILGAISSAAGLHTPLTQQKLKLALVQTLSRWTPKLAIPSGLDANAISRDQNVVQRYRADPLVHGLVTLRMAQATIPAIDFVFQHADQIGVPLLILHGTADQLTFSSGSEELARKVPKGKLILFEGLAHELHNEPEKETVFQTELKWMMDLISKEVGLDSS from the coding sequence TTGAACGAAACCACGTTTAACTTTCAAACATTTGATGGACAAAATCTCTTTGGTCGAGCGTGGTATCCATCAGAGAGAGCGCAGGCGGTTGTAGGTCTTATCCATGGCTTAGGGGAACATAGCGGTCGTTACACCCATGTCGCTGAATGGTTCGGAAAAGAGCGCATCGCTCTGATCGCTTTCGACTTGCGAGGGCATGGTCGCTCGGAAGGAAAACGTGGCGATGCCCCGTCCTTTGAGTCCTATATGCGAGACCTGGACGCGTTTCAACAACAAATCGAGGCGCGCTTCGATAAGACGCCATGCTTCTACTACGGTCACAGCATGGGTGGCTTGTTGATGCTGAATTATCTCATCCGTCGCCAACCAAAAATCCTGGGCGCAATCTCCTCAGCGGCTGGGTTACATACTCCCCTGACCCAGCAAAAACTTAAGCTGGCACTTGTGCAAACCTTGAGCCGTTGGACGCCAAAATTAGCCATTCCAAGTGGTTTGGATGCGAATGCCATTTCCAGAGATCAGAACGTCGTTCAGCGCTATAGGGCTGATCCACTGGTGCATGGGTTGGTGACCTTACGAATGGCGCAGGCAACCATTCCAGCTATTGACTTCGTCTTTCAACATGCCGATCAGATCGGTGTGCCTTTGTTGATCTTGCATGGCACAGCCGATCAGCTGACCTTTTCCAGTGGAAGTGAGGAATTAGCACGCAAAGTTCCGAAGGGTAAACTGATCCTTTTTGAAGGTTTGGCGCATGAATTGCACAATGAACCAGAGAAGGAAACAGTATTTCAAACAGAATTAAAATGGATGATGGACTTAATATCGAAAGAGGTAGGTCTTGACAGTTCGTAA
- a CDS encoding Vancomycin B-type resistance protein VanW: MTVRKLAILSLILSVFCLLPLICVLTPYTYFQVLDIILPNVQVGSVAVGGTSLKEATERIDQFYNQRRRIQVSDGLRVWHLAPVELGLLVDAPRSSQRAFEYGHEPNVLKNLSALFQSLGTPYRVSPLTILDTNQAALRLQQLNEEVRQQPKPPTVLVEQGQIRWVEGEMGYEINIEETLRQMIADPAGIMERGELRLSLKPIPPPSVDTAQAQIQLETFLQRAANLTVYDPIKDEWLKLPVTPEMVSRWLQVEMVGQQATLRLNEQEVKSDLNTLGQELGGNRYLDGEQLAPLIVRQLESGEATFLRLNYRPTTYVVQAGDTLLKIAWKLGFPMWKILEANPGLDPDRLLAGQEISIPSKDEMLPLEIVPNKRIVISISKQRLMVYENGKQIKKFIISTGVDRSPIQPGVFQVLTHKANAYASVWDLYMPNFLGIYEAWPGFMNGIHGLPTLSNGTRLWANVLGRPASYGCIILDLPDSKFLYNWAENGVVVEILP, from the coding sequence TTGACAGTTCGTAAGTTGGCAATATTGAGTTTGATATTATCGGTATTTTGCCTTCTGCCGCTGATCTGCGTCCTGACCCCCTATACCTATTTTCAAGTGCTGGATATTATTCTGCCCAACGTGCAGGTTGGATCGGTGGCAGTTGGTGGTACCTCTCTAAAGGAAGCCACAGAGCGTATCGACCAGTTCTACAATCAACGCCGCCGCATTCAAGTTTCGGATGGATTGCGTGTCTGGCACCTCGCCCCGGTTGAACTCGGTTTGTTGGTAGACGCACCGCGTTCGAGCCAACGCGCTTTTGAATACGGTCACGAACCTAACGTCTTGAAGAATCTCAGTGCGCTTTTCCAGAGTCTTGGCACGCCCTATCGGGTTTCTCCTCTTACCATTCTGGATACGAACCAGGCAGCGCTCCGCTTACAACAATTGAATGAGGAAGTACGCCAACAGCCGAAGCCACCCACTGTTCTGGTGGAGCAAGGTCAGATCAGGTGGGTCGAGGGCGAAATGGGGTATGAGATTAATATCGAAGAAACGCTGCGCCAGATGATCGCTGACCCTGCCGGCATCATGGAACGAGGTGAACTGAGATTATCGCTTAAACCGATCCCACCTCCCAGCGTGGATACTGCCCAGGCTCAGATCCAGTTAGAGACCTTTTTACAGAGGGCAGCTAACCTCACGGTGTATGACCCGATCAAGGATGAGTGGTTGAAACTGCCTGTTACCCCGGAGATGGTCAGTCGCTGGCTGCAAGTGGAAATGGTTGGTCAACAGGCAACTTTACGCTTGAACGAACAGGAAGTAAAGTCCGACTTGAACACCCTAGGGCAAGAATTAGGCGGCAATCGTTATCTGGATGGTGAACAGCTTGCCCCTCTGATTGTCCGTCAACTCGAAAGTGGAGAGGCGACCTTCCTGCGGCTCAATTACAGGCCAACTACTTACGTTGTCCAGGCCGGAGACACATTATTAAAAATTGCCTGGAAACTTGGATTTCCAATGTGGAAAATCCTCGAGGCAAACCCGGGTTTAGACCCCGATCGCTTGTTGGCTGGGCAAGAGATCTCCATCCCTTCAAAAGATGAAATGTTACCGTTGGAGATCGTTCCCAATAAACGCATTGTGATCAGCATCAGCAAACAACGCTTGATGGTCTATGAAAACGGCAAACAAATTAAGAAATTCATCATCAGCACCGGGGTTGATCGCTCGCCAATCCAACCAGGTGTCTTTCAGGTGTTGACTCACAAGGCAAATGCTTATGCTTCAGTATGGGATCTATATATGCCGAATTTTTTGGGAATTTACGAAGCCTGGCCGGGCTTTATGAACGGTATCCATGGCTTGCCTACGCTCTCGAATGGGACGCGTTTATGGGCAAATGTCTTGGGCCGACCGGCATCTTACGGATGTATTATCCTCGATCTCCCCGACTCGAAATTTTTATATAACTGGGCAGAAAACGGCGTTGTCGTCGAAATCCTGCCTTAA
- a CDS encoding thioesterase family protein: protein MSEKAIQDYYPDQLSYCYGCGRLNEYGHQIKSYWQGEEMVCHFTPKPYHTAIPGYVYGGLIASLIDCHSTGSASAAYARFKEIDIEVESAPRFVTASLKVDYLRPTPLGPPLELRARIIELKERKVVVQTLLSANGEVCAKGEVVAVLMPENLIKDS from the coding sequence ATGAGCGAGAAAGCCATACAAGACTATTATCCCGACCAACTCAGTTATTGTTACGGTTGCGGGCGCCTTAACGAGTATGGGCATCAAATCAAGAGTTATTGGCAGGGTGAGGAAATGGTCTGTCATTTCACCCCAAAGCCCTACCATACCGCCATACCGGGGTATGTATATGGAGGCTTGATTGCTTCCCTCATCGACTGCCACAGCACCGGCAGCGCATCTGCTGCCTATGCCAGATTTAAGGAGATCGATATCGAAGTTGAGTCTGCACCGCGCTTCGTCACTGCTTCGCTCAAAGTGGATTACCTCCGCCCAACCCCCCTGGGTCCACCGCTGGAATTGCGCGCCCGAATTATAGAACTCAAAGAGCGAAAAGTCGTTGTCCAAACATTGCTTTCAGCAAATGGCGAAGTCTGTGCAAAAGGTGAAGTCGTGGCGGTGCTGATGCCAGAAAATTTAATCAAAGATTCTTAA
- a CDS encoding Phosphate transport ATP-binding protein PstB: MSEIIPHLETQNLNAFYGSTQALENVSIIIPRNQITMIIGPSGCGKTTLLKCLNRFIELEENARVEGKVLLNGENIYAPSVDVTEVRKKSGLLAQRPYPLPMSIFDNVAYGLRIHRLCSRHELNKAVQHYLEVAGLWEEVKDRLQSPASQLSIGQQQRLCLARGLAVEPEIILGDEPTSALDPISGQHIEKRLIELKERYTIVLVSHILRQARRLADYVIFMYMGKVIEAGPARQVFTNPQHERTRAYLSGEF, translated from the coding sequence ATGAGCGAAATCATCCCTCATCTGGAAACTCAAAACCTGAACGCTTTTTACGGTTCAACGCAAGCTCTGGAAAATGTCTCTATTATCATCCCACGCAACCAGATTACGATGATCATCGGCCCATCAGGATGTGGAAAAACAACCCTGTTAAAATGCCTCAACCGCTTCATCGAACTAGAGGAGAACGCTCGCGTCGAAGGCAAAGTTCTTCTTAACGGAGAAAATATTTATGCTCCCTCTGTGGATGTCACCGAGGTGCGCAAAAAGAGTGGCTTGCTCGCCCAACGCCCTTATCCACTCCCCATGTCCATTTTTGATAACGTTGCCTATGGCTTGCGGATTCACCGCTTATGTTCGCGACATGAACTCAACAAAGCTGTTCAACACTATTTGGAAGTGGCTGGTTTATGGGAGGAAGTCAAAGACCGCTTACAGTCCCCTGCGTCTCAATTATCCATTGGTCAACAGCAGCGCCTCTGTCTGGCAAGAGGCCTGGCTGTTGAACCAGAGATTATCTTAGGAGATGAACCGACCTCAGCTCTTGATCCGATCTCTGGTCAGCATATCGAGAAACGATTGATCGAACTCAAGGAACGCTACACCATCGTTTTGGTATCCCACATCCTTCGCCAGGCCCGTCGGCTGGCGGACTATGTAATTTTTATGTATATGGGGAAAGTCATCGAAGCAGGCCCAGCCCGACAGGTGTTCACCAATCCTCAACACGAACGCACTCGCGCCTATCTCTCTGGAGAGTTCTAA
- a CDS encoding Phosphate transport system permease protein PstA, whose amino-acid sequence MRWKWQYLEEKAMQLLMLLSFGLIILSLLLILYTIVSKGLPSLSWAMIFQTPKGGFYLGREGGILNAIIGSLYLALGGTFLALLFAFPLALLLNVYLSRSVWADMVRLSLDILWGIPSIVYGAFGFTVMIFLGWRASLLGGILTLALLEFPIMARAMDEVIRRVPPDLPRAAYALGSTNLETAFLVLTRQILPGVATAVLLAFGRGIGDAASVLFTAGYTDRIPDSLFSPAASLPLAVFFQLGTPFPEVQQRAYSAALILTLIVLGISISSRWLSHYLDRFSIH is encoded by the coding sequence ATGCGCTGGAAATGGCAATACCTGGAAGAAAAGGCTATGCAATTGCTCATGCTCTTGTCGTTCGGGCTGATTATCCTGTCATTACTTCTTATTCTTTATACGATCGTTTCAAAAGGGTTGCCATCCCTGAGCTGGGCAATGATCTTCCAAACCCCCAAAGGGGGCTTCTATCTGGGCAGAGAGGGTGGCATTTTGAATGCGATCATTGGTTCCCTGTACCTTGCCCTGGGTGGCACCTTTCTTGCCCTGCTCTTTGCTTTCCCACTGGCATTGCTTCTCAATGTCTATCTTTCACGCTCGGTGTGGGCGGATATGGTCAGGTTATCTCTGGATATCCTCTGGGGCATTCCATCAATTGTTTATGGAGCATTTGGCTTTACGGTGATGATCTTTCTCGGTTGGAGAGCTTCCCTGCTCGGTGGTATTCTAACCCTTGCCTTGTTAGAATTTCCGATTATGGCTCGCGCCATGGATGAAGTCATTCGCCGTGTACCGCCAGACTTGCCCCGCGCGGCCTATGCTTTAGGCTCTACCAACCTCGAGACGGCTTTCCTTGTCCTGACCCGACAAATCCTGCCAGGCGTGGCAACGGCCGTTCTACTGGCATTCGGACGGGGCATCGGAGATGCTGCTTCTGTCCTGTTTACGGCTGGTTATACCGATCGCATCCCCGACTCGCTCTTCAGCCCTGCGGCCTCCCTGCCGTTAGCCGTCTTTTTTCAACTCGGAACTCCCTTTCCAGAAGTCCAGCAACGGGCATACTCTGCAGCCCTGATTTTAACTCTTATCGTATTGGGGATCAGCATCTCATCGCGCTGGCTATCCCACTATCTTGATCGTTTCTCTATTCACTAA
- a CDS encoding Phosphate transport system permease protein PstC codes for MFWVFSALPTLIGVLILVALWLKSQPILLSHPIATLLSGSAWKPQKGEFGFLPFISGTIWVTVVALVIAVPICILTAIYLSEYASARIQRFIKPLLDLLAAIPSVVYGVWGVLAIVPWVQNSIAPFLSRWGNIFPILASKNPTGYSVLAGGVVLAVMIAPFIVAIAYEVLQSVPFGLRQASLALGATRWQTIKYAIFPKASGGIFASIVLGCSRALGETMAVLMVVGNVPQIPRSIFDAAYPLPALIANNYGEMMSIPLYDAALMTASLILLTIVLVLNIFSTLALRHILIEKT; via the coding sequence ATGTTCTGGGTCTTCTCAGCTCTGCCTACTCTGATCGGAGTGCTCATTCTCGTTGCCTTGTGGTTAAAATCGCAACCGATTTTATTGAGTCACCCGATTGCAACCCTCTTGTCTGGTTCAGCCTGGAAGCCACAAAAGGGGGAGTTTGGCTTCCTTCCTTTTATCAGCGGAACGATTTGGGTCACTGTGGTCGCTTTGGTCATTGCAGTACCGATCTGCATCCTGACCGCCATCTACTTGAGCGAGTATGCCTCCGCACGAATACAGCGCTTTATCAAACCGCTTCTGGATTTGCTGGCTGCCATTCCGTCCGTAGTGTACGGAGTTTGGGGAGTTCTGGCAATTGTTCCCTGGGTACAAAACTCCATTGCACCATTCCTGAGCCGATGGGGAAACATCTTCCCCATCCTGGCTTCGAAAAATCCAACCGGCTACAGTGTGCTGGCCGGTGGGGTTGTCCTGGCAGTGATGATTGCCCCTTTCATCGTTGCTATCGCCTATGAGGTGCTTCAATCTGTACCTTTTGGACTGCGTCAGGCGTCGCTGGCTTTAGGAGCAACACGCTGGCAAACCATTAAGTACGCTATCTTTCCCAAAGCCTCCGGCGGCATTTTTGCCAGTATTGTCTTAGGTTGTTCGCGGGCTTTGGGTGAGACAATGGCTGTGTTGATGGTGGTTGGAAACGTCCCTCAAATCCCGCGTTCCATTTTTGACGCCGCCTACCCTTTACCTGCCCTTATCGCCAACAATTATGGCGAAATGATGTCAATCCCCCTTTATGATGCTGCCTTAATGACCGCATCTCTAATCCTTCTCACCATCGTTCTTGTGTTGAATATCTTTTCTACGCTTGCCCTACGGCATATTTTGATCGAGAAAACCTAG
- a CDS encoding Phosphate ABC transporter, periplasmic phosphate-binding protein PstS, producing MTSTQKKSIFVGVLWVFVLVIGACSPSPQTSEEKQAISISGAFALYPMMTRWAEEYQKIHPEIVFDISAGGAGKGMADALGGVVDIGMVSRGITPEEEAKGAFWVAVTKDAVFPTMNVNNPVKDRILQKGFTKQIFYDIFISGIITTWGQAVGEAQVQDPIHVYTRSDAAGAPETWAKYLGKKQEDLLGVGVYGDPGLVEAVAKDPLGIGFNNLGYAYDQASGLPVSGIWIIPIDANENNLADEDEVLDSKEKAIEAVATNRYPSPPARELYVVTKGKPDGVVLDFIRWILTDGQQYVGEAGYIQLTENQLQESLQKLAP from the coding sequence ATGACTTCAACACAAAAAAAATCAATTTTCGTCGGTGTTTTATGGGTGTTCGTCCTGGTTATCGGTGCTTGCTCCCCTTCTCCCCAAACCAGTGAAGAAAAGCAAGCTATCTCAATCTCCGGCGCCTTTGCCCTCTATCCGATGATGACGCGCTGGGCAGAAGAGTATCAGAAAATCCATCCAGAGATCGTTTTTGATATATCTGCTGGCGGGGCAGGCAAAGGTATGGCAGATGCACTCGGTGGGGTTGTGGATATTGGCATGGTTTCGCGAGGAATCACTCCAGAGGAGGAAGCGAAAGGTGCTTTCTGGGTTGCAGTTACCAAAGACGCTGTCTTCCCCACTATGAACGTCAACAATCCGGTCAAAGATCGCATTCTTCAAAAAGGGTTTACCAAACAAATCTTTTATGACATCTTCATCAGCGGGATAATCACCACCTGGGGACAGGCGGTTGGCGAGGCTCAAGTTCAAGACCCAATTCATGTATACACCCGATCCGATGCGGCTGGTGCGCCGGAGACGTGGGCCAAATATCTGGGCAAAAAGCAAGAGGATTTACTCGGAGTAGGAGTATACGGTGATCCGGGCCTGGTTGAAGCAGTGGCAAAAGACCCGCTCGGAATCGGTTTCAACAACCTGGGATATGCCTACGACCAGGCCAGTGGCTTGCCGGTCTCAGGCATCTGGATCATCCCCATCGATGCCAACGAAAACAACCTTGCCGACGAAGACGAGGTATTAGACAGCAAAGAGAAAGCCATCGAAGCGGTTGCAACAAACCGTTACCCTTCGCCTCCTGCCCGGGAGTTGTACGTGGTCACCAAAGGCAAACCGGATGGTGTGGTGTTGGACTTCATTCGGTGGATACTGACCGATGGACAACAATACGTTGGAGAAGCCGGTTATATTCAACTAACCGAAAACCAACTCCAAGAGAGTCTTCAAAAATTAGCGCCCTGA
- a CDS encoding Rrf2 family transcriptional regulator, which translates to MKLTKRSEYGLRAMIDMACWETENGTKFIQIKDIAQREKIPAKFLEQILLTLKNAGLINSRMGINGGYYLSKPPSEITLGQIIRVLDGPLAPIRCVSQIAYEPCGCPDEETCGLRLIMFDVRAAISNILDRTTLAQVVQRVEAARKAKNQIKP; encoded by the coding sequence ATGAAACTGACCAAACGCAGTGAATACGGTTTACGCGCCATGATTGACATGGCCTGCTGGGAAACCGAGAACGGCACAAAATTCATTCAAATCAAGGACATTGCCCAACGAGAGAAAATTCCGGCAAAATTCCTTGAACAAATCTTACTAACCCTCAAAAATGCCGGCCTCATCAACAGCCGTATGGGGATCAACGGCGGATATTATCTCTCCAAACCTCCTTCAGAAATCACGCTTGGGCAGATCATTCGCGTTCTCGATGGACCGCTTGCTCCAATTCGTTGCGTCAGCCAGATTGCCTACGAACCTTGCGGCTGTCCAGATGAGGAAACTTGCGGACTCCGTTTGATTATGTTCGATGTGCGGGCTGCCATCTCGAATATCCTCGACCGCACAACGCTGGCTCAAGTCGTTCAACGCGTCGAAGCAGCGCGGAAGGCAAAAAATCAAATAAAACCATAA
- a CDS encoding Pyruvate,phosphate dikinase, with product MSTKKWVYLFNEVEEVERICGGDWDKVRALLGGKGSGLADMTRAGVPVPPGFTVTTEACNAYYAAGGKFPEGMWEQELEALHKVEEQTGKKFGDPARPLFVSCRSGAKFSMPGMMDTVLNIGLNDATAAGMVKLTGDERFVYDAYRRLIQGFGSVVLGIPDEAFEDVLEEYKHQKGYKLDTDLTAEDWKALTEKFKAIVREHKGFDFPQDPLEQLRLATEAVFKSWNGKRAVDYRNAAGIPHDLGTAVNIVTMVFGNMGWTSGTGVAFTRDPATGEKKLYGEYLLNAQGEDVVAGIRNTEKIDKLAEEMPQVYEQFLDICNKLEKHYKEMQDVEFTIENGKLWMLQTRNGKRTAKAAVKIAVDMANEGLITKEEAVLRVTPENVDTLLHPQFDPKAKEAAKKEGKLYATGVNASPGAAVGRVYFDADTAEQKAKEEGQDVIMVRPFTKPDDVHGMLAAKGILTSEGGATSHAAVVARQFGVPCVVGAASIRINLEKRFMEAGGVRVEEGDWISVDGTTGEVFVGQIPTSTPSLEEQTDLLTLLKWADEICATPGIRKGPAGWPTTGLQVWTNADYPKDARRARQYGAVGIGLCRTEHMFFEPERLPIVQRMILAETSEERKAALDELLPAQRSDFEGLFEAMDGYPVIIRLIDPPLHEFLPSEESLLEEVITMRVKGETEGLAEKEKLLASVKAMHESNPMMGLRGVRLSIYMPEIVEMQVRAIFEAAANMAKKGVVVKPEVMIPLTGTVKELEWIQPRLERIAKQVMEEKGITFEYKFGTMIEIPRAAITAGEIAKLAQFFSFGTNDLTQMTFGYSRDDAERNFLVKYVEEGILPKNPFQTLDREGVGRLMKMCIEEGRATRPDLEVGICGEHGGDPSSIEFCHLVGNNYVSCSPFRVPVARLAAAHAALKHQGIQIAEDK from the coding sequence ATGTCTACAAAGAAATGGGTTTACTTGTTCAATGAAGTCGAGGAGGTGGAACGCATCTGTGGAGGGGATTGGGATAAAGTGCGTGCCTTGCTCGGCGGTAAAGGTTCGGGGCTGGCGGATATGACTCGCGCAGGTGTCCCTGTGCCCCCAGGCTTCACCGTTACAACTGAAGCCTGTAACGCTTATTATGCCGCTGGGGGAAAATTCCCCGAAGGGATGTGGGAACAAGAGTTAGAGGCACTCCATAAGGTTGAGGAACAAACCGGGAAAAAGTTCGGCGATCCTGCCCGACCCCTCTTCGTCTCTTGTCGTTCGGGTGCCAAGTTCTCTATGCCGGGCATGATGGATACCGTCCTAAACATCGGTCTAAATGATGCTACCGCCGCAGGGATGGTCAAGCTGACCGGAGATGAACGATTTGTTTACGATGCGTACCGGCGCCTCATCCAGGGCTTCGGTTCGGTGGTGTTGGGGATTCCCGATGAAGCTTTTGAAGACGTTCTCGAAGAATACAAACATCAAAAGGGATACAAACTCGATACCGATTTGACAGCAGAGGATTGGAAAGCCCTGACCGAAAAGTTCAAAGCCATCGTCCGCGAACATAAAGGATTTGATTTTCCCCAAGACCCGCTCGAACAATTACGCCTGGCCACCGAAGCGGTTTTCAAATCCTGGAATGGCAAACGAGCCGTTGATTATCGGAATGCCGCCGGTATCCCGCACGATTTGGGCACCGCAGTGAACATTGTCACCATGGTCTTTGGCAATATGGGATGGACCTCCGGGACAGGCGTGGCTTTCACGCGCGATCCGGCAACCGGTGAGAAGAAACTTTATGGTGAGTACTTGCTCAATGCGCAAGGCGAAGATGTCGTTGCCGGGATTCGCAACACCGAGAAGATCGATAAACTTGCCGAAGAAATGCCTCAGGTCTATGAACAATTCTTGGACATCTGCAACAAACTGGAAAAGCATTACAAAGAAATGCAGGATGTCGAATTTACCATCGAAAACGGCAAACTCTGGATGCTGCAAACGCGCAACGGCAAACGGACAGCCAAAGCTGCGGTGAAGATCGCCGTAGATATGGCGAATGAAGGTTTGATCACCAAAGAGGAAGCAGTCCTAAGGGTCACCCCTGAAAACGTCGATACCCTTCTCCATCCCCAATTTGATCCAAAAGCGAAAGAGGCTGCCAAGAAAGAAGGTAAATTATATGCGACTGGTGTCAATGCCTCTCCTGGCGCAGCCGTTGGGCGGGTTTACTTTGATGCCGACACGGCTGAACAAAAAGCCAAAGAAGAAGGGCAAGATGTCATTATGGTGCGTCCGTTCACCAAACCCGATGACGTGCATGGTATGCTGGCTGCCAAGGGGATTTTGACCAGTGAAGGTGGCGCAACCTCCCATGCGGCGGTGGTCGCCCGCCAGTTTGGTGTTCCTTGCGTGGTCGGAGCAGCTTCCATACGGATTAACCTCGAAAAACGCTTCATGGAAGCAGGCGGCGTGCGGGTTGAAGAAGGCGATTGGATTTCGGTAGATGGCACCACCGGTGAAGTTTTCGTCGGACAGATTCCCACCAGTACCCCCAGTCTGGAAGAACAAACCGACCTGCTGACCTTGCTCAAATGGGCAGACGAGATCTGCGCTACACCAGGTATCCGCAAAGGTCCAGCTGGCTGGCCAACAACCGGGTTGCAGGTGTGGACAAACGCCGACTATCCCAAGGATGCCCGCCGGGCGCGACAGTATGGCGCAGTCGGCATCGGCCTGTGCCGTACCGAGCACATGTTCTTCGAGCCTGAACGCCTGCCCATCGTGCAACGCATGATCCTTGCCGAAACCAGCGAAGAGCGTAAGGCTGCTCTGGATGAACTTCTCCCAGCCCAACGTTCCGATTTTGAAGGTTTGTTCGAGGCCATGGATGGCTACCCGGTGATCATTCGCCTGATCGATCCACCTCTGCACGAATTTCTACCTTCTGAGGAAAGCCTGCTTGAGGAAGTGATCACCATGCGGGTGAAGGGTGAAACCGAAGGGCTGGCCGAAAAGGAAAAACTGCTCGCCAGTGTCAAGGCAATGCACGAAAGCAATCCGATGATGGGCTTGCGCGGGGTGCGTCTGAGCATCTACATGCCTGAAATCGTTGAGATGCAGGTGCGCGCTATCTTTGAAGCAGCGGCGAACATGGCAAAGAAGGGCGTGGTAGTCAAACCAGAAGTGATGATCCCTCTGACCGGCACCGTCAAGGAACTGGAGTGGATTCAACCGCGCCTGGAGCGCATTGCCAAACAGGTGATGGAGGAGAAAGGCATCACCTTTGAATACAAATTCGGTACAATGATCGAAATCCCGCGCGCGGCGATTACGGCCGGAGAGATCGCAAAACTTGCGCAATTCTTTTCCTTCGGCACCAACGACTTAACCCAGATGACCTTCGGCTATAGCCGGGATGACGCAGAACGCAACTTCCTCGTCAAGTATGTCGAAGAGGGCATTCTCCCCAAGAATCCCTTCCAGACCCTGGATCGAGAAGGCGTGGGGCGGCTGATGAAGATGTGCATCGAAGAAGGCCGCGCCACTCGCCCAGACCTCGAAGTCGGCATTTGCGGTGAACACGGCGGCGATCCCAGCTCGATTGAATTCTGTCATCTGGTTGGCAACAACTATGTCTCCTGCTCACCCTTCCGTGTGCCGGTGGCTCGCCTGGCTGCTGCGCATGCAGCCTTGAAACATCAGGGCATTCAGATCGCAGAAGACAAATAG